Proteins encoded within one genomic window of Candidatus Neomarinimicrobiota bacterium:
- a CDS encoding tyrosine phenol-lyase has translation MTYRKSWAEPWKIKMVEHLTMTSREDRVKAIEVAGYNTFLLRSEDVYIDLLTDSGTNAMSDRQWAGMMLGDEAYAGSRNFYNLEKAIQDYYSYKHIIPTHQGRAAEHMMSQILIKEGDYIPGNMYFTTTRLHQELAGGTFVDVIIDEAHDTESEHPFKGNVDFKKLDDLVKKVGADKIPYICIATAVNMAGGQPISLQNIRELREYTTRHGIDIVHDMTRVAENAWFIKQREAGYADKSVQEIVFEICSLTDHATMSAKKDPIVNIGGFMATNNEDVYRQAQNMVVVYEGLHTYGGMAGRDMEALAIGIKESVQDDHMRARVGQVEYLGDKLIGYGIPIVRPIGSHGVFLDAKKFLPHLSQDVFPAQTLAAEIYIESGVRSMERGIISAGRNKKTGDHNRPKLELVRLTIPRRVYTQAHMDVVAESIADVYERRMEITGLQFTYEPEYLRFFQARFEPLS, from the coding sequence ATGACCTACAGAAAATCCTGGGCAGAGCCCTGGAAAATTAAAATGGTCGAACACTTGACAATGACTTCTCGGGAAGATCGTGTCAAGGCAATCGAAGTAGCTGGCTATAACACCTTTTTATTGAGATCAGAGGATGTTTACATCGATCTGCTAACAGATAGTGGTACCAATGCCATGAGTGATCGTCAATGGGCAGGTATGATGCTTGGTGATGAGGCTTACGCAGGTAGTCGCAATTTCTACAACCTGGAAAAAGCAATCCAGGACTATTACTCTTATAAACACATTATTCCCACGCATCAGGGAAGAGCAGCAGAGCACATGATGTCCCAGATTCTCATCAAAGAAGGTGATTATATACCTGGTAACATGTATTTCACAACCACCCGGTTGCATCAGGAACTCGCAGGGGGGACTTTTGTTGATGTCATCATAGATGAGGCGCATGATACTGAGAGTGAACATCCCTTTAAGGGAAATGTTGACTTTAAAAAATTGGATGACCTGGTTAAAAAGGTGGGTGCTGATAAAATTCCATATATCTGTATTGCAACAGCCGTCAATATGGCAGGTGGACAACCTATCTCACTTCAGAATATTAGGGAGCTGCGTGAATACACAACCAGGCATGGTATCGATATCGTCCATGACATGACGCGAGTCGCAGAGAATGCCTGGTTTATAAAACAACGGGAAGCTGGATATGCTGATAAGAGCGTCCAGGAAATCGTTTTTGAAATTTGCTCTCTAACGGATCATGCAACCATGAGCGCCAAAAAAGATCCCATTGTCAATATTGGTGGTTTCATGGCAACCAATAACGAAGATGTCTATCGTCAAGCTCAGAATATGGTAGTTGTGTATGAGGGTTTACACACATACGGAGGTATGGCAGGACGTGACATGGAAGCTCTGGCCATCGGTATCAAGGAATCAGTACAGGATGACCATATGCGTGCCCGTGTGGGCCAGGTTGAGTATTTAGGTGATAAACTCATCGGCTATGGCATCCCCATCGTGAGACCCATCGGAAGTCATGGCGTCTTTCTGGATGCTAAGAAATTCTTACCGCATCTCTCGCAGGATGTATTCCCAGCCCAGACATTGGCAGCGGAAATCTATATTGAGAGCGGTGTCAGAAGTATGGAACGAGGAATTATCTCTGCTGGCAGGAATAAAAAGACCGGTGACCACAACCGTCCAAAATTGGAATTGGTCCGCCTCACCATCCCTCGTCGTGTGTATACACAAGCTCACATGGATGTGGTGGCTGAATCCATTGCTGATGTTTATGAAAGAAGAATGGAGATAACGGGTCTGCAGTTCACATATGAACCTGAATACCTCAGGTTTTTCCAGGCCAGGTTTGAACCACTCAGCTAA
- a CDS encoding sodium/sugar symporter, translated as MNFSTLDYVVFISYIVFIVGLGLYVSREKKGHKKNSSDYFLASKSLPWWAIGFSLIAANISAEQYIGMSGSGYVIGLGIATYEWTAAITLIVVAKYFLPIFLKEGIYTMPQLLEIRYDSRVRTGLAVFWLLLYVFVNLTSVLYLGALALRTILGVPLIWGIASLALFSALYTIYGGLKAVVWTDVVQVLVLIVGGLVTTYFALDQVSGGHGAIAGFGDLLAKVPEKFDMILDKSNPNYAELPGLGVLLGGMWMAHFFYWGCNQYIIQRALAAKDIKEAQRGLMFGGYLKILTPLIVVIPGIVAFALSADLAKPDEAYPWLLSTFVPTGLKGLAFAALIAAIVSSLSSMVNSTATIFSMDIYKQIINKEASEEQLVFIGRVTSAVALLVAVIIAPSLSSLEQAFQFIQEFTGFISPGIFAIFIFGLFWKKATANSAVWAAVLTIPLSLAIKFFIPALPFLNRMGVVFLILSAIVVAITLIEKKGVSSKAIKIDKDLFHTDTIFNVGAIGIFAILSVLYTIWW; from the coding sequence ATGAATTTTTCAACATTGGATTATGTTGTATTTATCAGCTACATCGTATTCATTGTGGGTTTGGGTCTGTATGTGTCTCGAGAGAAAAAAGGCCACAAAAAGAACTCAAGCGACTATTTCCTGGCAAGTAAATCCTTACCCTGGTGGGCCATCGGTTTTTCCCTCATCGCAGCGAATATTTCCGCTGAGCAGTACATCGGTATGTCTGGTTCTGGATATGTCATTGGATTGGGCATTGCCACCTACGAATGGACCGCCGCCATCACGCTAATCGTTGTGGCCAAATACTTTTTACCCATCTTTCTCAAAGAGGGTATCTACACCATGCCGCAATTGCTGGAAATTAGATATGATAGTCGAGTGAGAACTGGTCTGGCTGTATTCTGGCTCCTGCTCTATGTATTTGTCAACTTGACTTCAGTTCTTTATCTGGGTGCTCTGGCGCTAAGGACTATTCTTGGCGTGCCCCTGATTTGGGGTATTGCCAGTCTGGCATTATTCTCTGCCCTATATACCATTTATGGTGGTTTAAAAGCTGTTGTCTGGACTGATGTTGTTCAGGTACTCGTCCTTATTGTGGGTGGTCTGGTGACTACCTATTTCGCACTTGATCAGGTCAGCGGTGGTCATGGAGCAATTGCTGGTTTTGGTGATCTCCTGGCAAAAGTACCTGAAAAATTTGACATGATTTTAGATAAATCAAATCCAAACTATGCAGAATTACCCGGGCTTGGAGTACTGCTGGGTGGTATGTGGATGGCGCATTTCTTCTATTGGGGCTGTAACCAGTACATTATTCAGCGGGCCCTGGCTGCCAAGGATATCAAAGAAGCTCAGCGTGGACTCATGTTTGGTGGATATCTTAAGATATTAACGCCTCTCATTGTTGTTATTCCAGGAATCGTTGCATTTGCTTTAAGTGCAGATTTGGCCAAACCTGACGAAGCCTATCCCTGGCTCCTCAGTACTTTTGTGCCTACTGGCTTAAAGGGGCTGGCCTTTGCTGCATTAATTGCTGCCATCGTCTCATCCCTGAGCTCAATGGTTAACAGTACTGCCACCATCTTCTCAATGGATATCTACAAACAGATTATTAATAAGGAAGCCTCTGAAGAGCAGTTAGTATTTATAGGTCGTGTGACCAGCGCCGTCGCCCTTCTTGTTGCAGTCATCATTGCGCCATCTTTATCGAGCCTGGAACAAGCATTCCAATTCATACAAGAATTTACCGGCTTTATTAGTCCTGGAATCTTTGCCATCTTCATTTTCGGTTTATTCTGGAAAAAGGCTACTGCTAATTCAGCTGTATGGGCAGCAGTTTTAACGATTCCCTTATCCCTGGCCATTAAATTCTTCATCCCTGCGCTACCATTCTTGAATCGCATGGGAGTGGTCTTTCTGATCCTCAGCGCAATTGTGGTGGCAATTACTTTGATTGAAAAGAAAGGTGTCTCTTCCAAGGCCATCAAAATTGACAAAGATCTCTTTCACACTGATACAATCTTCAATGTGGGCGCAATTGGTATTTTTGCAATTCTGTCTGTGTTATACACGATTTGGTGGTAA
- a CDS encoding phosphatase PAP2 family protein, with amino-acid sequence MQTNLNYAQEISTRDWLISGSGLGLALGLELYGKSHFVPETPRLSSPNSFDRYMRDKIWVGVNKQDGARAWSDRLIYGVSMSSLLWGPLLAEDTELALLVNTRVFAANSIMTNIVKIAAARERPYSYFQTRESEGKKDYTSFYSGHSSAAFSQAVANSMILSRSYPQHESLIWSTLLSTAGVTALLRVGGDMHYFTDILTGAFSGSLIAWWVTQAELKKQGMYEREVKTSLHMQGTGSNIVLYLKIPLG; translated from the coding sequence TTGCAGACCAATTTGAATTATGCTCAGGAGATATCCACCAGAGACTGGCTCATTTCAGGCTCAGGGCTGGGGCTGGCCCTCGGACTTGAGCTTTATGGAAAATCACATTTTGTCCCTGAGACACCCCGATTGAGTTCACCCAATTCGTTTGACAGATATATGCGCGATAAAATATGGGTGGGAGTCAACAAACAGGATGGGGCCAGAGCCTGGAGTGATAGACTCATTTACGGGGTAAGCATGTCAAGTCTGCTTTGGGGACCCTTGTTGGCTGAGGACACAGAATTAGCTTTACTGGTTAATACCCGTGTGTTTGCAGCCAATAGCATCATGACCAATATTGTAAAAATTGCTGCTGCAAGAGAACGTCCTTACAGCTATTTCCAAACCCGTGAGTCAGAAGGCAAGAAAGATTATACCTCCTTTTATAGCGGACATAGTAGTGCTGCCTTTTCACAGGCTGTGGCCAATTCCATGATACTAAGTCGCAGTTATCCCCAACACGAATCTCTAATTTGGTCCACTCTATTGAGTACAGCAGGAGTAACAGCTCTTTTGCGTGTGGGCGGCGATATGCATTATTTCACTGATATTCTTACAGGAGCTTTTTCTGGATCTCTGATTGCCTGGTGGGTGACCCAGGCTGAACTAAAAAAACAGGGGATGTATGAGCGTGAAGTGAAAACATCCTTGCATATGCAGGGCACTGGCTCAAATATTGTCCTTTATCTTAAAATACCGTTGGGCTAA
- a CDS encoding cation:proton antiporter: MNAHNFSFVPLLIVVLLAFIVPILLGRFRKLGIPAVVGEILAGMLLGKSGFNLIREDHVLSILSILGFSLLMFLSGLEIDFTSLFDVNTKKRSGILARILSNPLIFGLILFVLTLGGAFITGLIVHRLDLVSEPWIITLVLSTTSLGVVVPVLKEHGLSGNPFGQRILSAALIADFVSILAISIYVLLRSQGLTLEILLILVLFAVFVAVHRLTALFQKHLPTEKILERLASPTSQIKLRGAIALALVFIALADSLGIENILGAFLAGVILSLASSGSTSALRHKLDGIGYGFFIPIFFVMVGVRFDLPALLESREAVILVPFMVLAAYLIKLIPSMLFRVFFSWRETFSAGFILSSRLSLIIAASAIGLELGVISPSLNSSIILVAIITCTFSPIAFSLLNKVKSENPDQVLIVGDHPMVDFLMQQFKHHGLVARNIRLKGLYELEQGQAGANELLPQQVLVNALRDNSIEKTNTVIVLADQQDENYRICRLALNYFNIENVISLVKDPVRNSKFRDLGVRVVNMIYSTALIIESMALSKDAFSVAADIDEMQEVREVKILNDSIHGKRIAQIDLPEATSILMLIRGSEMITPDAETILQKNDIITLVGEESLVDSALRLFTRNQK; the protein is encoded by the coding sequence ATGAATGCTCATAATTTTTCTTTTGTCCCTTTGCTCATAGTAGTTCTTCTGGCCTTCATCGTACCGATTCTTCTCGGTCGATTTAGGAAATTAGGAATTCCAGCAGTTGTTGGGGAAATCCTGGCTGGCATGTTACTGGGTAAAAGTGGCTTTAATTTGATTCGTGAAGATCATGTATTAAGCATCCTGTCCATCCTTGGCTTTTCACTCCTCATGTTTCTTTCTGGACTTGAAATAGATTTTACAAGTCTCTTTGATGTCAACACGAAGAAACGTTCTGGTATTTTAGCCAGGATATTGAGCAACCCCTTGATCTTCGGTCTCATTCTCTTCGTGCTTACACTAGGTGGGGCTTTTATCACTGGTCTGATTGTGCATCGTCTAGATTTGGTTTCAGAACCGTGGATTATCACTTTGGTCTTGTCAACTACATCACTTGGGGTGGTTGTTCCAGTCTTAAAAGAACACGGATTGTCAGGTAATCCCTTTGGACAGAGAATTTTGTCTGCAGCATTGATAGCTGACTTCGTAAGTATTCTGGCCATTAGTATTTATGTGCTCCTCCGCAGTCAGGGACTTACCCTGGAAATTCTCCTCATATTGGTTTTGTTTGCCGTTTTTGTGGCTGTTCATAGACTTACCGCACTTTTCCAAAAGCACCTGCCCACTGAAAAGATATTGGAGCGATTGGCCTCGCCCACATCACAGATAAAACTTCGGGGTGCCATTGCTTTAGCCCTGGTGTTTATTGCCCTGGCTGATAGTCTGGGTATTGAAAATATCCTGGGTGCATTTCTCGCTGGTGTCATCCTTTCGCTGGCATCCAGTGGGAGTACCTCTGCTTTAAGACACAAATTGGATGGCATTGGCTATGGCTTTTTTATCCCCATTTTCTTCGTCATGGTGGGAGTAAGATTCGATCTGCCCGCACTCCTTGAATCGAGAGAGGCGGTTATACTTGTCCCTTTTATGGTTCTGGCTGCCTATCTCATTAAATTGATTCCATCAATGTTATTTAGAGTGTTTTTCTCCTGGAGAGAAACATTCAGTGCAGGTTTCATTCTCAGTTCCCGACTTTCACTGATTATTGCCGCGTCAGCCATCGGTTTGGAACTGGGTGTCATTTCACCTTCCTTGAATTCAAGTATAATTCTAGTAGCCATTATTACCTGTACCTTTTCACCCATTGCCTTCAGTTTGCTCAATAAAGTGAAATCTGAAAACCCCGATCAGGTTTTAATCGTTGGTGATCATCCCATGGTTGATTTTCTCATGCAGCAATTCAAACATCATGGTTTGGTAGCTCGAAATATTCGCCTCAAGGGACTCTATGAACTAGAGCAGGGACAAGCAGGAGCTAATGAGCTTTTACCACAGCAAGTATTGGTTAATGCTTTAAGGGATAACAGCATAGAAAAGACGAATACAGTGATTGTACTGGCGGACCAGCAAGATGAGAACTACCGCATTTGCAGGTTGGCTCTCAATTACTTCAATATTGAGAATGTCATTTCGTTGGTGAAGGATCCTGTAAGGAACAGCAAATTTCGCGACCTCGGTGTACGAGTGGTTAACATGATTTATTCTACAGCACTGATCATTGAAAGTATGGCACTGAGCAAAGATGCTTTTTCTGTGGCTGCGGATATTGATGAGATGCAGGAAGTTCGTGAAGTAAAAATATTGAATGATTCCATACATGGCAAACGCATTGCACAGATTGATCTACCTGAAGCAACCAGTATACTTATGCTGATTAGAGGCTCAGAGATGATCACACCGGATGCAGAGACCATCCTTCAAAAGAATGATATCATAACCTTGGTCGGGGAGGAGAGTCTCGTCGATTCTGCACTTCGCCTATTTACCAGAAATCAGAAATAG
- the nusA gene encoding transcription termination factor NusA — protein MISKIIIESFIQLAKDKDIDRKELADIIKEIFEALIQKKYGNVDNFDVIVNMDKGEIEIYQEKEVVEVVDDPDFEVDVKTAQEIAPDLEIGDPFIDVVDPATFGRRLITFARHVMAQKIQEFERDQIYRDYSSRVGEIIIGEIHQIRRDALFVNIDKAELKMPREEQIYSERYRRGDSVRAIIKEVRSDKRGPEIIISRADPSFLHKLFKNEVPEIEDGIIDIRTLHREPGDRTKIIVESHDKRIDAVGACVGMKGSRIQVIVRELNGEKIDIINYTSEPQLLVTRALSPAKPYRVTIDYENHRALALFEAEDISIAIGKNGQNVRLASKVTGFEIDAKSRSEVEGPVVVEVYLEEVEGLPKRVVSILAENGIDTVNEVVNTSKEALLSLKGLGEKSLEEFMTALMEKVEVKVEVIEEVVEVDDSDEE, from the coding sequence TTGATCAGTAAAATTATCATTGAATCGTTTATCCAGCTGGCAAAGGATAAGGATATCGACCGCAAAGAGCTGGCTGATATCATTAAAGAAATCTTTGAAGCTTTGATTCAGAAGAAATACGGAAACGTTGACAACTTTGATGTAATTGTCAATATGGATAAGGGTGAGATTGAGATCTACCAGGAAAAAGAGGTCGTTGAAGTCGTTGATGATCCCGATTTTGAAGTAGATGTCAAGACCGCACAAGAAATTGCCCCTGACCTTGAAATTGGCGATCCCTTTATTGATGTTGTAGATCCTGCGACCTTCGGACGTCGTCTGATCACATTTGCACGCCACGTCATGGCCCAGAAAATTCAGGAGTTTGAACGCGATCAGATCTATCGGGATTATTCAAGTCGCGTCGGTGAAATCATCATTGGTGAGATTCATCAAATCCGTCGTGATGCACTCTTTGTGAATATTGACAAAGCTGAACTGAAGATGCCTCGTGAAGAGCAGATTTATAGTGAACGCTATCGCCGTGGCGACAGTGTACGTGCCATTATCAAAGAGGTTCGCTCAGATAAACGCGGTCCAGAAATTATCATTTCGCGTGCCGACCCAAGCTTCCTCCATAAATTATTTAAAAATGAAGTGCCAGAGATTGAAGATGGCATCATTGATATCCGCACGCTCCATAGAGAACCAGGTGATCGTACCAAGATCATTGTTGAATCTCATGACAAGCGTATTGACGCTGTTGGAGCCTGTGTTGGTATGAAGGGTAGTCGTATTCAGGTTATTGTTCGTGAATTGAATGGCGAGAAAATTGATATCATCAACTACACGTCTGAACCACAACTGTTGGTTACCCGTGCACTATCTCCTGCAAAACCCTATCGTGTGACAATTGATTATGAAAATCATAGAGCTCTAGCCCTCTTTGAGGCTGAAGATATCTCCATCGCAATCGGTAAGAATGGGCAGAATGTCCGTCTCGCTTCAAAAGTGACAGGTTTTGAAATTGATGCAAAATCTCGCAGTGAAGTCGAAGGTCCTGTTGTGGTTGAAGTATACCTCGAAGAAGTTGAGGGTCTTCCCAAGCGAGTGGTTTCAATTCTTGCTGAAAATGGTATTGACACGGTGAATGAAGTTGTGAATACCAGCAAGGAGGCTTTGCTGAGCCTGAAAGGTCTTGGTGAGAAATCACTTGAAGAGTTCATGACGGCTTTGATGGAAAAAGTTGAAGTAAAAGTTGAAGTCATCGAGGAAGTCGTAGAAGTAGACGACTCAGATGAGGAATAA
- a CDS encoding response regulator, with amino-acid sequence MQNDHPKTVLIIDDEESIRDVLVNFFEELGYDILTARDGRGGIAEFQRNPTDLVITDIVMPRVEGIGTIREIRKQSKSVKIIAMTGFVGSYLQEAVTLGADDSIGKPFTSEELIEVVERVTAS; translated from the coding sequence ATGCAGAATGATCATCCCAAAACTGTCCTTATAATAGATGATGAAGAATCCATAAGAGATGTTTTAGTCAATTTCTTCGAAGAACTCGGATATGATATTCTCACTGCCAGGGACGGTCGGGGGGGAATTGCTGAGTTCCAAAGGAATCCTACTGATCTTGTCATTACAGACATCGTCATGCCCCGCGTTGAAGGTATCGGGACCATACGTGAAATACGAAAACAGTCCAAAAGCGTAAAAATTATAGCCATGACTGGATTTGTTGGTTCCTATCTGCAAGAAGCAGTCACCCTTGGAGCCGATGATTCCATTGGTAAACCATTTACCTCTGAAGAATTGATTGAAGTGGTAGAAAGAGTAACTGCAAGTTAG
- a CDS encoding tetratricopeptide repeat protein, whose translation MLTPKKKLTKKELKHDPLLDTLEKGQEFYEKNSKQILTSAVSVVVIIILVWGWMNNRETTRSEAMLASTKATIAALGGMEDNVLAELERVVDEYGNNDAISQATYQLGVARLQANDISGARELFTTLANSSDKQLQLAGKLKLAYLLEKETNYGDAAALYSQVGAQNKGVVSDYAKLQAGYAYIADGNVTKADKIVKELLNKKPTGKFLEQVKYLEGKVLEK comes from the coding sequence ATGTTGACACCCAAAAAGAAACTAACTAAAAAAGAATTAAAGCACGATCCATTGCTGGATACCCTTGAGAAAGGGCAGGAGTTCTACGAGAAAAACAGTAAACAGATATTGACAAGCGCTGTGTCTGTGGTTGTTATCATCATTTTAGTCTGGGGTTGGATGAATAATCGTGAGACCACCAGAAGCGAAGCCATGCTCGCAAGCACAAAGGCCACAATAGCTGCTCTTGGTGGCATGGAGGACAATGTCCTCGCTGAACTGGAACGTGTTGTGGATGAATATGGAAACAACGATGCAATTTCTCAAGCTACCTATCAGCTTGGTGTTGCCAGGTTGCAGGCAAATGATATAAGTGGAGCCAGAGAGTTGTTTACCACATTGGCTAACAGTTCAGATAAACAGTTACAACTTGCTGGAAAATTGAAGTTGGCCTATCTCTTGGAAAAAGAAACCAATTACGGAGATGCAGCCGCACTCTATAGCCAAGTTGGTGCACAAAACAAGGGTGTTGTATCTGACTACGCCAAGCTTCAGGCTGGCTATGCGTATATCGCCGATGGAAACGTGACCAAAGCCGATAAAATTGTTAAAGAACTTTTAAATAAAAAACCTACAGGAAAATTCCTCGAACAGGTGAAATATTTAGAAGGTAAAGTGCTGGAGAAATAA
- a CDS encoding Crp/Fnr family transcriptional regulator: MAEKTKLWYLQNFNMFDGMSPKMMMELAQNTSMQNNSKKEIIYFPEDASNTIYFLKAGKIKIYRLSEDGKTTTLQLLGPGEIFGESAILGQDTHDNIAEVVEDAVVCAMDKRDFQDLMEKSPNLTMSVNKFIGWRLRKIQAHVEDLVFKSASQRIISFLHRYVETFGKKMVDGWMVRPFLTHQEIADLTATARQTVNQVLNELAEKGVIKFSRRFLQLKGDLDQLET; the protein is encoded by the coding sequence ATGGCTGAAAAAACCAAATTATGGTATTTACAGAATTTCAACATGTTTGATGGCATGAGTCCCAAGATGATGATGGAACTTGCACAGAATACATCAATGCAGAACAATTCAAAAAAGGAAATTATATATTTTCCTGAGGACGCCTCGAATACAATTTATTTTCTCAAAGCTGGAAAAATTAAAATTTATAGACTTTCTGAAGATGGCAAGACCACCACACTTCAACTTTTAGGACCAGGCGAAATTTTTGGGGAGAGTGCTATCCTGGGGCAGGATACCCATGACAATATTGCTGAGGTGGTTGAAGATGCAGTTGTCTGTGCCATGGACAAACGAGATTTTCAGGACCTCATGGAGAAAAGCCCCAATTTGACCATGAGTGTGAATAAGTTTATTGGATGGCGTTTACGTAAGATTCAGGCCCATGTAGAGGATTTGGTCTTTAAAAGCGCAAGTCAGAGGATTATTTCCTTTCTTCACCGCTATGTGGAAACCTTTGGTAAAAAGATGGTGGACGGGTGGATGGTACGACCATTTCTTACCCATCAGGAGATAGCTGATCTCACTGCCACTGCCAGACAGACTGTGAATCAGGTTTTGAATGAGTTGGCTGAAAAGGGTGTTATCAAATTCTCTCGAAGATTTCTGCAGCTTAAAGGTGACCTTGACCAGTTGGAAACCTGA
- a CDS encoding MTAP family purine nucleoside phosphorylase: MLGIIGGTGLYNVDWMEVLDNRIVGTPFGEPSAHLSFGKVGDEDIVFLPRHGESHQFLPSEVNYRANIWALKSVGVKRVISFSATGSLREEIKPGEFALPSQYFDFVKDGRPKSFFGDGLVAHITSAEPVCTILRNQIFSSGQTLKLPIHNNLTYACVDGPRLGTRAESFFMRDAAKCDLVGMTNIPEAFLAREAQMCYSTVAIPTDYDCWMDDPSQHVTVPQLLKRYSESLDSAMELLKHTIQNHDHQQKCECHSSLEGALMFDSTILRGGHKIMMDVLLA, encoded by the coding sequence ATGCTGGGTATTATCGGTGGTACAGGTCTGTACAATGTAGATTGGATGGAGGTTCTCGATAACCGAATCGTTGGAACCCCCTTTGGAGAACCTTCTGCTCACCTTTCATTTGGAAAAGTAGGAGATGAGGACATTGTATTTTTGCCCCGTCATGGTGAATCTCATCAATTTTTACCCTCTGAAGTTAATTATCGTGCAAATATTTGGGCTCTCAAATCAGTGGGGGTCAAAAGGGTAATATCCTTTTCAGCAACGGGAAGCCTTCGAGAGGAAATCAAACCTGGCGAATTTGCCCTACCCTCGCAATATTTTGATTTTGTGAAAGATGGACGCCCAAAAAGTTTTTTCGGAGATGGTCTGGTAGCTCACATAACCTCAGCTGAACCGGTTTGTACCATACTTCGCAATCAGATATTTAGTTCAGGGCAAACACTGAAATTGCCAATTCATAACAATTTGACCTACGCATGTGTGGATGGTCCCAGACTGGGTACACGGGCTGAAAGTTTCTTCATGAGAGATGCAGCTAAGTGTGACTTAGTGGGTATGACCAATATTCCAGAAGCCTTTCTAGCCAGGGAAGCACAGATGTGTTACTCAACGGTGGCCATCCCTACTGACTATGATTGTTGGATGGATGACCCAAGCCAGCATGTTACTGTACCTCAGTTACTTAAGCGATACAGCGAAAGTTTGGATAGTGCCATGGAGCTCCTAAAACACACTATTCAAAACCATGACCATCAGCAAAAATGTGAGTGTCATTCCAGTTTGGAGGGAGCTCTCATGTTTGATTCTACAATTCTTAGAGGTGGTCACAAAATCATGATGGATGTGTTGCTGGCTTGA